Proteins from a single region of Chryseobacterium sp. W4I1:
- a CDS encoding TonB-dependent siderophore receptor, with amino-acid sequence MKNKKTILSASVLFFLGTYAFGQEKEKDSVKTNNVEEVVVLGSRAGARSKTDSPVPVDVFNIKETSVVLPQSTIGQILNAIAPSFTSTIQTNSDGTDHLDPAQLRGLGPDQVLVLVNGKRRHTSALVNVNGTPGRGTVGTDLNSIPSFALNRIEVLRDGASAQYGSDAIAGVINLELKKDIGKLTGQISYGGNLTPTANDHTGNFDGQNIQVDLNYGNKIGNKGGFYNITWSSQFRNPTSRAGAESGSIYNAYNAIEKRAQNDGVNLSSLFSNINSIPNSQQLINYIHQYAQGVSYFSPELQNQIQGANTISALQGFLKGDVTDQELAYRGLSRKDFNMQVGQSKLNNHQLFANIEVPINDDWKVYSFGGYSFRHGTSGGFYRKPNQSRTFTGLYPDGYLPQIGTDIQDLSLSAGIKGNWNGWNIDFSNTFGQNSFNYNIQDTGNTSLRFASPNEFDAGGLRFSQNTINLDFSKKYDVWSGINVAFGAEHRYENFKITQGDEASYTTYDAAGNVWNNSSPRATDFFGNTLPGGSQVFGGFKPANAIDKNRQAVAAYADVEFNFTNWLLVDAAARYENYSDFGSTFNYKLASRIKVAPNFNVRLAGSTGFRAPSIHQIYYNVTSTLFVTSPQFPTGELLDVGTFSNDSKIAELLEIPKLKQETSKSASVGFTYRIPSASLTFTADGYFTRINNRIILTDQFLRSDVPADAKAAFDAERVNAAQFFTNAIDTETKGLDLVISHNVRFSGFKLDNSLAANISETRKVGATHSSGLLQSPNLEKIYFSEKSRVYLEEAVPRVKASLSHTLSWKNASFYLRNTYFGKVTGADVIDVNGDGIIGFNEHQQIGDKIITDLSLAYQFTKNIGLTIGVNNLFDIYPDKNLPASTNNDQFIYSRSTSQFGQNGRYVFSRLNFNF; translated from the coding sequence ATGAAAAATAAAAAGACTATTTTATCAGCTTCTGTTCTTTTCTTCCTCGGAACCTACGCTTTTGGGCAGGAAAAAGAAAAAGACAGCGTGAAAACCAATAATGTAGAAGAAGTCGTGGTGCTGGGCTCAAGAGCTGGTGCCAGATCAAAAACAGACAGCCCGGTTCCGGTGGATGTCTTTAATATCAAAGAAACGTCGGTAGTTCTCCCTCAATCAACTATAGGACAGATCCTAAATGCAATAGCCCCATCTTTTACTTCCACCATTCAGACAAATTCAGACGGAACAGACCATTTGGATCCTGCTCAGCTGAGAGGGTTAGGTCCGGATCAGGTGCTGGTTTTGGTTAACGGAAAGAGAAGACATACTTCAGCATTGGTTAATGTGAACGGAACTCCCGGAAGAGGAACGGTAGGAACGGATTTAAACTCGATTCCTTCATTTGCATTAAACAGAATTGAAGTATTACGTGACGGTGCTTCGGCCCAATACGGATCTGATGCAATTGCCGGAGTGATCAACCTTGAACTGAAAAAAGACATCGGAAAACTTACCGGACAGATAAGTTACGGTGGAAATCTGACTCCCACAGCCAATGACCATACCGGGAATTTTGATGGCCAGAATATTCAGGTAGACCTTAATTACGGAAATAAAATCGGGAATAAAGGAGGTTTCTACAACATTACCTGGTCTTCACAGTTCAGAAATCCTACGTCAAGAGCCGGAGCCGAAAGTGGATCCATTTATAATGCTTATAATGCCATTGAAAAAAGAGCTCAAAATGATGGTGTCAATTTATCTTCCCTTTTTTCGAATATTAATAGTATACCGAATTCCCAGCAGCTTATTAATTATATTCATCAGTACGCTCAGGGCGTAAGCTATTTTTCTCCGGAACTTCAGAATCAAATCCAGGGAGCAAATACCATCAGTGCTTTGCAGGGATTTTTAAAAGGAGATGTTACCGATCAGGAACTGGCTTACAGAGGACTGAGCAGAAAAGATTTCAATATGCAGGTGGGACAGTCAAAACTGAATAATCATCAGCTTTTTGCTAATATTGAAGTTCCCATTAATGATGACTGGAAAGTATATTCTTTCGGAGGATATAGCTTCAGACACGGAACTTCCGGAGGATTTTACAGAAAACCTAACCAGAGCAGAACTTTTACAGGATTGTATCCAGATGGATATCTTCCACAGATCGGAACTGATATCCAGGATTTGTCGCTTTCCGCGGGAATTAAAGGCAACTGGAATGGATGGAATATTGATTTTAGCAATACATTCGGACAGAACTCATTCAATTATAATATTCAGGACACAGGAAATACATCTTTACGTTTTGCATCTCCAAATGAGTTTGATGCAGGAGGTTTAAGATTCTCTCAAAACACGATCAATTTAGATTTCTCTAAAAAATATGATGTATGGAGCGGAATTAATGTGGCTTTCGGAGCGGAACACCGGTATGAGAATTTTAAAATAACGCAGGGTGATGAAGCTTCATACACGACTTATGACGCGGCAGGAAATGTGTGGAATAATAGCAGTCCGAGAGCTACGGATTTCTTTGGGAATACACTTCCCGGAGGATCACAGGTTTTCGGAGGTTTCAAGCCTGCTAATGCTATCGATAAAAACAGACAGGCAGTGGCAGCTTATGCAGATGTTGAATTTAATTTTACCAACTGGCTATTAGTAGATGCAGCGGCGAGATATGAAAATTATTCAGATTTCGGATCTACCTTTAATTATAAGCTGGCTTCAAGAATCAAAGTAGCTCCTAATTTTAATGTGAGATTAGCGGGTTCTACAGGATTCAGAGCACCTTCTATCCATCAGATCTATTATAATGTAACATCTACTCTGTTTGTTACCTCTCCTCAATTTCCAACAGGCGAGCTTTTGGATGTGGGAACCTTTAGTAATGATTCAAAGATTGCGGAGCTGCTAGAAATCCCTAAACTAAAACAAGAGACCTCCAAATCTGCCAGCGTTGGATTTACGTACAGAATTCCTTCTGCAAGTCTGACTTTTACAGCAGACGGATATTTTACCAGGATCAACAACCGAATTATTTTGACCGACCAGTTCTTAAGATCAGATGTTCCAGCTGACGCAAAGGCCGCTTTTGATGCCGAAAGAGTTAACGCAGCACAATTTTTCACCAATGCTATTGATACGGAAACAAAAGGACTTGATTTGGTGATTTCACATAACGTAAGATTTTCAGGATTCAAACTGGATAATAGTTTAGCCGCAAATATCAGTGAGACCAGAAAAGTGGGTGCTACTCACTCTTCAGGGTTATTGCAGTCTCCAAATCTTGAGAAAATTTATTTTTCTGAAAAGTCAAGAGTGTATCTGGAAGAAGCGGTTCCTAGGGTAAAAGCAAGCCTGTCTCATACGCTTTCATGGAAAAATGCAAGTTTCTATCTGAGAAACACGTACTTTGGAAAAGTTACAGGTGCTGATGTGATTGATGTTAACGGTGACGGAATCATCGGATTCAATGAGCATCAGCAGATCGGAGACAAAATTATTACCGATCTTTCTCTGGCGTACCAGTTTACAAAAAATATAGGATTAACCATTGGGGTGAATAATCTGTTCGATATCTATCCGGATAAGAACCTTCCGGCATCTACCAATAATGACCAGTTTATTTATTCCCGTTCTACATCACAGTTTGGACAGAACGGGAGATATGTATTCTCAAGACTTAATTTTAATTTTTAA
- the tenA gene encoding thiaminase II → MKWSEYTWQAIEERYKSILEMPFIKELSGGTLPQEKFRFYMAQDSLYLEHFGRTLSLIAAKIQDLQDVLTFMRFAENAIVVENALHESYFVDFGVTDKGILEPACHHYIHFLRSTAALESVEVAVAAVLPCFWIYREVGDYIYNNQNAINNPYQKWIDTYGGDEFSVAVDQAIAICDRLAENSTEETRKKMTEAFIMSTRMEFHFWEGAYELKTWE, encoded by the coding sequence ATGAAATGGTCTGAATACACCTGGCAAGCTATAGAAGAACGCTACAAATCTATTTTGGAAATGCCATTTATTAAAGAACTATCAGGCGGCACTTTGCCACAGGAAAAATTCCGGTTTTATATGGCTCAGGATTCTTTATATCTTGAACACTTTGGAAGAACGCTTTCACTGATCGCTGCCAAAATTCAGGATCTTCAGGATGTGCTTACCTTTATGCGCTTTGCAGAAAATGCCATTGTCGTGGAAAATGCTTTGCATGAATCTTATTTTGTAGATTTTGGCGTTACAGATAAAGGAATATTAGAACCGGCCTGTCATCATTATATTCACTTCCTGAGAAGTACCGCAGCTTTAGAATCTGTAGAAGTTGCCGTGGCGGCAGTGCTTCCCTGCTTCTGGATTTACAGAGAAGTGGGAGATTATATTTACAACAATCAAAATGCGATCAATAATCCTTATCAAAAGTGGATTGATACGTATGGCGGGGATGAATTTTCTGTTGCCGTAGATCAGGCTATTGCGATCTGCGACCGGTTGGCTGAGAACAGTACGGAAGAGACCCGAAAAAAAATGACCGAAGCATTTATAATGTCAACGAGAATGGAATTTCATTTCTGGGAAGGCGCTTATGAGTTGAAAACATGGGAATAG